A single window of Nematostella vectensis chromosome 4, jaNemVect1.1, whole genome shotgun sequence DNA harbors:
- the LOC125561965 gene encoding uncharacterized protein LOC125561965, with product MSYKMKFTEFVKRYPYYSRFRFSADEHGNVQFVFNGDEYDPFDKNGNLVKTLYHFPGNSWKPENIQDFLVADDTQAYKETIQQLFGFPKQYRLDARAEYKILPWDENPTRNNYVSFNVFITPKVKTHFVFRDIFTDSLLVFRTAKEASRWLDASNLSYWSQALNFAMFCATAGCGVTRDMIDDSQVGSFYRFHIIFTIRRILNELQCPLPKDRLFSWNKNFYSEAAYQKLRTEFRTGDDFRFLGPINHGLGNVYNYDYHGLSSSNDKYKPYGTIDQLHDEWDAAKSDHEHMNHFEIEYLKDPRTEFQYEWFFPEKSMGLTKAGLSRINQSIEAFVYCILGAQVQTRSSIVGDSGSAQETKQVFSKLFESAVIENDISKSIQRYQFALQQARQKLDLAFALGCWLSPSYLVINDDTSIAGYNNKLQKATTDMKLGLNPINNEIKTIPKHNMGHSKILLPHTESVTAHKPKPEAKTNPKPDVTKPLNTQHENNLVMITVFTAGLAWYLFR from the coding sequence atgtcatataagatgaagtttacagaatttgtgaaaaggtaCCCCTACTACTCACGCTTCAGGTTCTCTGCCGACGAGCACGGCAATGTGCAATTCGTCTTCAATGGGGACGAATACGATCCATTCGACAAGAATGGGAATCTAGTCAAAACGTTATATCACTTCCCTGGTAATAGCTGGAAACCTGagaatatccaggattttctaGTCGCCGACGACACACAAGCATACAAGGAAACGATCCAGCAACTGTTTGGGTTCCCAAAACAATACAGACTAGACGCGCGTGCAGAGTACAAGATATTGCCGTGGGACGAAAACCCTACGAGAAATAATTACGTctcttttaatgtttttataacaccaaaggtgaagacacactttgtttttagggacaTATTCACCGACAGCTTGCTAGTATTCAGAACAGCAAAGGAGGCTAGTAGGTGGCTCGACGCCTCGAACCTCAGTTATTGGAGTCAAGCCTtaaattttgctatgttttgcgcGACTGCTGGATGTGGTGTGACGCGTGACATGATTGACGACTCTCAAGTGGGGTCATTCTACAGATTTCACATCATTTTCACTATCAGACGAATATTAAACGAGCTACAATGCCCTCTTCCAAAAGATAGGCTCTTTagttggaataaaaacttCTACAGCGAAGCAGCTTACCAAAAATTAAGGACAGAATTCCGAACTGGTGACGATTTCCGGTTCCTCGGACCGATAAATCATGGGTTAGGGAACgtttataattatgattatcacGGCTTGTCATCTTCTAACGACAAGTATAAGCCTTATGGCACCATTGATCAATTACACGACGAATGGGACGCTGCCAAAAGCGACCACGAACACATGAATCACTTTGAGATCGAGTACCTGAAAGACCCTAGAACCGAGTTTCAGTACGAGTGGTTCTTTCCAGAAAAATCAATGGGACTAACCAAAGCTGGGTTGTCTAGGATAAACCAGAGCATCGAAGCCTTTGTTTATTGTATTCTAGGCGCACAAGTTCAAACCCGATCGTCAATCGTCGGCGATAGCGGTTCAGCCCAAGAAACGAAACAAGTCTTTTCGAAACTCTTTGAAAGCGCAGTGATAGAAAACGatatatcaaaaagtatacaaAGGTATCAGTTTGCTTTACAACAGGCGAGGCAAAAACTAGACTTGGCTTTCGCCCTCGGTTGTTGGTTGAGCCCATCGTATCTTGTGATAAATGACGACACTTCAATCGCTGGTTATAAtaacaaattacaaaaagcCACTACTGATATGAAATTGGGGCTAAATCCAATAAATAACGAGATAAAAACGATCCCAAAACATAATATGGGTCATTCAAAGATTTTGTTACCTCATACCGAGTCAGTCACGGCTCACAAACCGAAACCTGAAGCGAAAACAAACCCAAAGCCGGACGTGACTAAACCCTTGAACACGCAGCACGAAAATAACCTTGTCATGATCACAGTCTTCACGGCTGGTTTGGCTTGGTATCTATTCCGGTAG